The Bacillus sp. Y1 genome has a window encoding:
- a CDS encoding YrzE family protein — MGNIFIFSLLAGIISSILLIPFSKMTKETKVTGIAVAFTTILVLIVFGFFYLTKIDQNISTLWALILLVSVGGTIVSKGMERKLKGIISLIALGIGIYFLSAFVFNADEKYELSKMDEKVEIPAFDESVTPASVPPQFARNKMRKAFGQVPNTSYYELGNLQIQKINGQFVYIAPVEFSGFFKWFKGEETPGYFTLSATDSSANPKFVQSSMKYTPSSYFQKNLERHIRLNYPKNIFYGDVQLEIDDDGKPYFIRTYGSFVTARNGFKAEGIVLVDPSTGKTEAFDLESAPAFLDGSVSPEAVSLQNSYYGNFVHGFWNSLFGKSDVKLPSDEGTEANVSPIFDENGVMYYFTDFTSPKEGVDSMLGYSLTNARTGKATFYTGNLEESYMDSRGALEIIDKKFIEKKWDGEMPVLYNFYGEASWLTPVLDSNGFLQNYFIVSAANPEISSYAETPNDALKKYKVALQREGSTLNGTSKAEEMKTSGEVLRVYKERIGDYTVVSFLLNNQQNYTVSSENNPLAIYLERGDKVSITYLDSGEDFLPVKKLSIDNIE, encoded by the coding sequence ATGGGAAACATCTTTATATTTTCACTTCTTGCAGGGATTATTTCGAGCATTCTACTTATCCCTTTTTCTAAAATGACAAAAGAAACGAAGGTAACGGGTATTGCGGTGGCGTTTACAACGATTCTTGTTTTGATTGTGTTCGGCTTCTTTTATCTCACAAAAATTGATCAAAACATCAGCACTCTTTGGGCTTTAATACTATTGGTGTCAGTTGGAGGAACAATCGTTTCAAAAGGAATGGAGCGAAAGTTGAAAGGAATCATCTCCCTCATAGCACTTGGCATTGGAATTTATTTTTTATCTGCCTTTGTGTTCAATGCCGATGAGAAGTATGAGCTTTCCAAAATGGACGAAAAGGTGGAGATCCCGGCCTTTGATGAAAGTGTGACTCCAGCGAGTGTTCCTCCCCAATTTGCTAGAAATAAAATGAGAAAGGCTTTTGGACAGGTTCCCAATACGAGTTACTATGAACTCGGAAATTTACAAATTCAGAAAATAAATGGACAATTTGTCTATATTGCTCCTGTTGAGTTCTCAGGCTTTTTCAAGTGGTTTAAGGGCGAGGAAACACCGGGTTATTTTACCTTAAGTGCAACAGATTCCTCAGCGAATCCTAAATTTGTTCAATCAAGTATGAAGTACACTCCATCTTCGTATTTTCAAAAGAACCTAGAACGTCATATTCGTCTTAACTATCCAAAGAACATATTCTACGGTGATGTGCAGCTTGAAATAGATGATGATGGAAAACCTTATTTTATTCGAACGTATGGAAGTTTTGTCACGGCGCGAAACGGTTTTAAAGCGGAAGGAATCGTTCTTGTCGATCCCTCCACTGGAAAAACAGAAGCGTTTGATCTAGAGTCAGCACCAGCGTTTCTTGATGGGTCTGTCTCACCTGAAGCTGTGAGTTTACAAAATAGTTATTATGGCAATTTTGTACATGGTTTTTGGAATAGCTTATTTGGAAAATCAGATGTGAAGTTGCCTTCCGATGAAGGTACGGAGGCCAATGTAAGCCCAATTTTTGATGAGAATGGTGTGATGTACTACTTTACTGATTTTACGAGTCCGAAAGAAGGAGTAGATTCCATGCTTGGGTACTCGTTAACAAATGCTCGGACCGGAAAAGCCACCTTTTACACTGGAAATCTAGAGGAATCGTATATGGACTCTCGAGGTGCTCTTGAAATTATCGATAAGAAATTTATCGAGAAAAAATGGGATGGAGAAATGCCTGTTCTCTACAATTTCTATGGAGAAGCAAGCTGGCTCACTCCTGTTCTTGATTCCAATGGTTTTCTTCAAAATTATTTTATCGTTTCAGCAGCAAATCCTGAAATATCATCGTATGCAGAAACTCCTAATGATGCGCTAAAAAAATACAAGGTAGCTCTACAACGAGAAGGTAGCACATTAAATGGAACCTCAAAGGCAGAAGAAATGAAAACGAGTGGTGAAGTACTTCGAGTTTATAAGGAGCGAATTGGAGATTATACGGTTGTATCCTTCCTGCTTAACAATCAACAGAATTATACTGTATCGTCAGAAAATAACCCTCTAGCGATCTACTTAGAGCGTGGAGACAAAGTATCTATCACGTATTTGGATTCTGGTGAGGACTTTCTACCAGTGAAAAAGCTATCAATTGATAATATTGAATAA